Proteins encoded by one window of Engraulis encrasicolus isolate BLACKSEA-1 chromosome 23, IST_EnEncr_1.0, whole genome shotgun sequence:
- the cdx4 gene encoding homeobox protein CDX-4 translates to MYVGYLLDKESSMYHHQGPVRRSSINLPPQNFVSTPQYSDFTGYHHVPNMDTHTHTHTHPQSTGAWGTPYGAPRDDWGAYSLGPPNTISAPMSNSPAGQVSYCSTEYNPMHAPPGSAVLPPPPTENLSAGQLSPEREKRNSYQWMSKTVQSSSTGKTRTKEKYRVVYTDHQRLELEKEFHFNRYITIRRKAELAVNLGLSERQVKIWFQNRRAKERKLIKKKMGQSDGSGGSVHSDPGSVSPLPVPGSLSPSDLHGSLYPVPPTGMNTLPSMRNIQQVTVTQ, encoded by the exons ATGTACGTGGGATACCTTTTGGATAAAGAAAGCAGCATGTACCACCACCAAGGACCTGTACGGCGTTCCAGCATCAATTTACCACCCCAGAATTTCGTTTCGACACCCCAGTATTCCGATTTTACAGGATATCATCATGTCCCCAACATGGACacccatacgcacacgcacactcaccctcaATCGACGGGGGCTTGGGGAACCCCTTACGGCGCACCCAGGGACGACTGGGGCGCATACAGTCTGGGACCTCCTAACACTATATCGGCTCCCATGAGTAACTCACCGGCCGGACAAGTCTCCTACTGCTCTACAGAATATAATCCTATGCACGCTCCACCTGGATCAGCTGTTTTACCCCCGCCACCGACAGAAAATTTATCCGCGGGCCAGCTCTCTCCTGAGAGGGAGAAGCGCAACTCTTATCAGTGGATGAGCAAAACTGTCCAGTCGTCTTCAACAG GTAAAACAAGAACAAAAGAGAAATATCGAGTGGTGTATACCGATCATCAGAGGCTTGAATTGGAGAAGGAGTTTCATTTTAACCGTTACATCACCATCAGACGAAAAGCAGAGCTTGCGGTGAACCTTGGGCTCTCAGAGCGGCAG GTGAAGATCTGGTTTCAAAACAGACGTGCCAAGGAACGAAAGTTGATCAAAAAGAAGATGGGCCAGTCGGATGGCAGCGGTGGATCAGTACACAGTGACCCAGGTTCGGTGAGCCCTTTACCGGTGCCGGGTTCCCTCAGTCCGTCGGACTTACACGGTTCGCTGTACCCAGTACCACCAACGGGAATGAACACCTTACCATCGATGAGGAACATACAGCAAGTTACTGTTACACAGTAA